A single window of Emys orbicularis isolate rEmyOrb1 chromosome 18, rEmyOrb1.hap1, whole genome shotgun sequence DNA harbors:
- the GTF3C5 gene encoding general transcription factor 3C polypeptide 5 yields MAAGGGGEQGSAVLELPRGPRLVCVEYPGLVRDVGKMLQTLGGEEGVSRIYADPGKRLELYFRPKDPYCHPVCANRFPTSSMLFKVKRKIRRKQLEAEGETQQEVKFEMEVLGVVSTVYKFQGMSDFQYLAMHSGPESKQISMYDKILMLKPEKEEFFNRELPLYIPPPIFSRLDTPIDYFYRPDVQHRDGYNNPQVSCENLIGLSRARRPHNAIFVNFDDDDIPTKPLEPAVQTWKKVCTNPVDKKVEEELRKLFEIRPVWSRNAVKANISVHPDKLKLLLPYLAYYMLTGPWRSLWVRYGYDPRKHPEAKIYQVLDFRIRCGMKYGYAPSDMPVKAKRSTYNYSLPITIKKPVSHTVSVQDLKHGLDTSSTSRAKKPASSRYKLKDSIYIFQEGDLPPYRQMFYQLCDLNVDSLQKIIHRNDGMETECTERDGWCLQKTSDDLRDTMSLMIKQIIRSTRPALFSSTSNAEDGKEQLTYDSGEEEEEDEEEDFKPSDGSENEMETEILDYV; encoded by the exons ATGGCggccgggggaggcggggagcaGGGCTCGGCCGTGCTGGAGCTGCCTCGCGGCCCGCGGCTGGTGTGCGTGGAGTACCCGGGCCTGGTGCGCGACGTGGGcaagatgctgcagactctgggaggagaagagggggtgTCCCGG ATATATGCTGACCCTGGAAAAAGGCTCGAGTTGTACTTCCGCCCCAAGGATCCCTACTGCCATCCTGTGTGTGCCAACCGCTTCCCTACCTCTTCCATGCTGTTCAAGGTAAAGAGGAAGATCAGGAGGaagcagctggaagctgaaggAGAAACCCAACAGGAAGTCAAGTTTGAAATGGAAGTTCTTGGGGTTGTCTCCACTGTTTACAAATTTCAAG GAATGTCTGATTTCCAGTACCTGGCAATGCATTCTGGACCTGAAAGCAAACAGATCTCTATGTATGACAAGATCTTGATGCTCAAACCAGAAAAGGAGGAATTCTTCAATAGGGAATTACCCCTCTACATCCCCCCACCTATTTTTTCACGTCTGGATACCCCTATAGACTATTTCTATCGGCCAGATGTACAACACCG GGACGGCTACAACAATCCCCAGGTGTCTTGTGAGAACCTGATCGGCCTCAGCAGGGCCCGTCGACCACACAATGCCATCTTTGTGAACTTCGATGATGATGACATCCCGACTAAGCCGCTAGAGCCTGCAGTGCAGACCTGGAAGAAAGTGTGCACCAATCCTGTGGATAAAAAAGTggaggaagagctgagaaag CTGTTTGAGATTCGTCCCGTCTGGTCTCGGAATGCTGTAAAGGCCAATATCAGTGTCCATCCGGACAAGCTTAAACTTCTGCTACCGTATTTGGCCTATTATATG CTCACAGGTCCCTGGAGAAGCCTGTGGGTTCGATATGGGTATGACCCCAGGAAACATCCCGAAGCAAAGATttatcaagtcctggacttcagaattCGCTGTGGAATGAAATATG GTTACGCCCCTAGCGACATGCCCGTGAAAGCAAAACGCAGCACATACAATTACAGTCTGCCCATCACTATCAAAAAACCAG TAAGTCACACAGTCAGTGTACAGGACCTAAAACATGGGCTGGACACATCGAGTACATCCAGGGCAAAAAAACCTGCTTCCAGCAGGTACAAACTTAAA GACTCCATCTATATCTTCCAGGAAGGAGATCTGCCTCCATATCGACAGATGTTCTATCAGCTCTGTGACTTGAACGTGGACAG CTTACAGAAAATCATCCATCGGAATGATGGCATGGAGACAGAATGCACAGAACGGGATGGGTGGTGCCTTCAAAAGACCAGTGATGATCTGAGGGATACCATGTCTCTGATGATAAAGCAGATCATCAGATCCACAAGACCCG CTCTGTTTTCGAGTACGTCGAACGCTGAAGATGGCAAAGAACAGCTGACATACGActctggagaggaggaggaggaggatgaagaggaggacTTCAAGCCTTCTGATGGGAGCGAGAATGAAATGGAAACAGAGATCCTGGACTATGTGTAA